The genomic DNA TTTTGGATTGATGATTATGTTGATCTAAATTCTCAGCAGTCAGACAAATTTAAGCAAATAGTTAAAACCAGCAGAGATTGGCACAGGGAAACACAGTTACCTTTATACAAGAAAGATTTAGAGAGTCTAAAATCGATGCTTGATGTTGATGTTAATCAACAACAGTTAAAACAACACTTCTTGCAAGCTAAACAACATTGGCAAACGTTAGTTGAAAAGCTTGAACCTGATCTGATCAATTTAGCAAACTCGTTGTCGATAGAACAGCGCACTGAATTTGTTGCTGCTATCCAAGCCTCAATTGACGATGAGTATGAGGAATATAAAAAGAAAACACTTGCAGAGCATAAAAAAGAACGCTTAGAAGAGAATCTTGAAAATTATAAAGAATGGCTCGGAAAACTCTCTAATGAGCAAAAAAAGTTAATTGAAACAGCAGCTAACGATCGAATTGAAACCTCTTTACTTTGGCTGGAATATAAGCAAACACGTTTGGATGCACTAAAACAACTCTTTACAGCAGAGAGTAAACGAGAAGATTTTGACCAAGCCCTAGTGGTGATAATTAATAATCGCAGTTTGTATATGAGCGAAGCGCTAATTAAGGCTGATGATGAGAACCTTGATAACTATGTGGAGCTGCTTGTCGCGTTAAAAGGAACCCTCACACAGAAGCAGCGACGTAACATTCATGACGAGTTTGATGAATTAATCGAACAAGTGAGTGATCTAATTGATGACTAAATAGGTTAATTCAAGGGCTTATCTGCTGATTTAAAAGTAAGCTACTAATTGAATCAGTATGCTAGATTCATAGAACTTTTCAGAATCGTGTTTTTACAAAGTACTTAAATTGTGTGCATTATTGCATTAAATAAAAATGTTCCGAAAATACAGGTTTCGCGTTAAAATTAGTCAATAACAAAGTTAATGAGATTAATAATGGATATTGGCGCACTGCGTGGCACCGAAGCTTTACGAAATAATGTTCTTAAATGGATGGGATTTTGTTTGGGGATCCTTGCAAGTATTTTTGCCCTTCTTAATCTTTTTATTAACGACTTTTATCTACTCGGTATTTTAGAAGTTGGTTTTGCGGCTTTTTGTTTTTATATTTACTGGTATACACGTAAGCACACTGGTCAATTGTGGCAATCGCTTACTTTGTCTGTTTTCCTAACTGTCTTAATCACAATAGGTACTTATTTCAGTAATATAAAGAGTTTGTTGTTCATTTGGACGTGCTCGTTACCAATTTTGTTTTACCTATTGCTAGGTAAACAATATGGCGTTGTTTTTTCGCTTATAGTGGCAGTTGTTCAAGCATTAATTCTCGGTACTAAGCAGAGCTTAGAGCCTTTGAATACGGTTAACTTTCTACTTAATTTTTCGTTTACCTATATTAGTATCTGGGCAGTGTCTCATACCTTTGAAAATAGTCGGGCAGAGTACGGAAAACGGCTTGAAAAT from Pseudoalteromonas sp. N1230-9 includes the following:
- a CDS encoding GGDEF domain-containing protein, which gives rise to MRLIMDIGALRGTEALRNNVLKWMGFCLGILASIFALLNLFINDFYLLGILEVGFAAFCFYIYWYTRKHTGQLWQSLTLSVFLTVLITIGTYFSNIKSLLFIWTCSLPILFYLLLGKQYGVVFSLIVAVVQALILGTKQSLEPLNTVNFLLNFSFTYISIWAVSHTFENSRAEYGKRLENLALLDPLTGAGNRLAMTHYFEVDLADKPGTYVLMIDIDYFKKINDQFGHGVGDRVLINVTAFFAEQINKNVIFRIGGEEFAIFLSHSDPQSAYEFADMLRENLSTTIHTIDEQAINLTISIGVACYMPNQTLKNFIKRADDALYQAKKQGRNRVVTAYELNQQVLKCDKAS
- a CDS encoding DUF6279 family lipoprotein, which produces MNNLLKYFVILCLVFATVGCSASFTYNNLGWLSGFWIDDYVDLNSQQSDKFKQIVKTSRDWHRETQLPLYKKDLESLKSMLDVDVNQQQLKQHFLQAKQHWQTLVEKLEPDLINLANSLSIEQRTEFVAAIQASIDDEYEEYKKKTLAEHKKERLEENLENYKEWLGKLSNEQKKLIETAANDRIETSLLWLEYKQTRLDALKQLFTAESKREDFDQALVVIINNRSLYMSEALIKADDENLDNYVELLVALKGTLTQKQRRNIHDEFDELIEQVSDLIDD